Proteins found in one Triticum aestivum cultivar Chinese Spring chromosome 4D, IWGSC CS RefSeq v2.1, whole genome shotgun sequence genomic segment:
- the LOC123099219 gene encoding DNA (cytosine-5)-methyltransferase DRM2, with protein sequence MAGWTSDSDDSDKFEWDNDGEAEPSSAPAMRNFDSPGPSTLGSNEWINGEVPPTSLIERYVVMGFPKEMVMKSIKEIGHSDADALLELLLTYKALDDDDAVGNNHSTSGCILPVVEDDDDPDFENCDGDDDAGGRESSSDDSGYEDFMREMSERDEKINSLVHMGFSEDEANRAITRCGVDADICVLVDSVSASRVAEDCHSRNLSDHQVTDRCFNSFGGRKKARLMEESRKKRKRYGGGGQGNRPSLDGSDEESMPLPNPMVGFNLPGYSGSSVTRMLSKLDTGPPFFYYENVARAPKGEWAKISRNLFDIQPEFVDSLHLCAAARKRGYIHNLPIENRSPLLPLPPKTIFEAFPHYKKWWPSWDTRTHLNCLQTCVASAKLTDRIQRALVSSSNPPPKSVQKDVMDECKKWNLIWVGKNKVAPLEPHEMELLLGFPRDHTRGVGKTQRYKSLGNSFQVDTVAYHLSVLRRMFPNGVRVLSLFTGIGGGEVALHKLGIHMRVVVSVEIGEASKKIFRSWWDQTQTGTLIEIDDVKSLTNDRVASFISQFGGFDLVIGGSPCNNLAGSNRHHRDGLEGKHSALFYDYVRILNFVKSTMAGRRM encoded by the exons ATGGCG GGCTGGACCAGTGATAGTGACGACAGTGATAAGTTTGAGTGGGACAATGATGGTGAGGCTGAGCCCTCATCGGCTCCGGCTATGCGGAACTTCGATTCTCCTGGCCCATCCACGCTT GGTTCTAATGAGTGGATCAACGGGGAAGTGCCGCCTACTTCTTTGATCGAGCGATATGTGGTAATGGGCTTCCCCAAAGAGATGGTCATGAAGAGTATTAAGGAGATTG GACATAGTGATGCAGATGCACTGCTCGAGCTACTGCTCACGTATAAG GCACTAGATGACGATGATGCAGTGGGTAATAATCACTCTACTTCTGGCTGCATCCTCCCTGTTGTTGAAGATGACGATGATCCTGATTTTGAGAACTGCGATGGCGATGATGATGCCGGTGGTAGAGAGTCAAGCTCTGATGATTCTGGTTATGAG GATTTTATGCGAGAGATGTCAGAGAGGGATGAGAAGATCAACTCATTAGTACACATGGGCttttctgaagatgaagcaaataGGGCTATTACAAGATGTG GTGTGGATGCTGATATCTGTGTATTAGTTGATTCGGTTAGCGCATCACGGGTCGCAGAAGATTGTCATTCCAGAAACTTATCTGACCATCAG GTTACAGACAGATGCTTCAATTCCTTTGGAGGCAGAAAGAAAGCAAGATTGATGGAAGAGAGCAGGAAAAAGAGGAAGAGATATGGGGGTGGAGGACAAGGCAATCGACCTTCCTTGGATGGCAGCGATGAAGAATCAATGCCTCTCCCAAATCCAATGGTTGGATTTAACCTGCCTGGTTACAGTGGATCATCAGTGACCCGAATGCTTTCTAAACTAGATACCGGACCACCTTTTTTCTATTATGAAAATGTGGCCCGAGCTCCAAAAGGTGAATGGGCCAAAATTTCAAGAAATCTGTTTGACATTCAGCCAGAGTTTGTGGATTCTCTTCATCTGTGTGCAGCTGCAAGGAAAAGGGGCTACATCCACAATTTGCCAATTGAGAACAGAtcgcctcttcttcctctgcccccAAAGACAATATTTGAGGCATTCCCTCATTACAAGAagtggtggccttcctgggacacgAGAACACATCTTAATTGCTTACAAACATGTGTAGCAAGTGCAAAGCTGACAGACCGGATCCAGCGTGCTCTTGTAAGCTCAAGCAATCCACCGCCAAAAAGTGTCCAGAAAGATGTCATGGACGAGTGCAAAAAATGGAATCTTATCTGGGTTGGGAAAAACAAGGTTGCGCCCTTGGAGCCTCATGAGATGGAATTACTACTTGGTTTCCCAAGGGACCACACAAGGGGAGTTGGCAAGACACAGCGATACAAGTCTCTCGGCAACTCATTTCAAGTTGATACAGTTGCTTACCACTTGTCAGTGCTGAGGCGTATGTTTCCCAATGGTGTTAGGGTGCTGTCCTTATTCACCGGTATTGGAGGAGGTGAGGTAGCTTTGCACAAGCTTGGGATCCACATGAGGGTAGTGGTTTCTGTTGAGATAGGTGAAGCTAGTAAGAAGATTTTCAGAAGTTGGTGGGATCAGACCCAGACAGGCACATTGATTGAGATTGATGATGTGAAATCTCTCACAAATGATAGAGTTGCATCATTTATTAGTCAATTTGGTGGCTTTGACTTGGTGATTGGGGGCAGCCCATGTAACAATCTTGCCGGAAGCAACCGACACCACCGTGATGGCTTGGAGGGCAAGCACTCAGCTTTGTTTTATGACTATGTCAGAATCTTGAATTTCGTCAAGTCGACGATGGCAGGACGTAGGATGTAG
- the LOC123100772 gene encoding polyubiquitin-like → MGSDTIWDVKDKIQDMEGIPAGQQKLLLGSCTLEDYNIKEESTLTLDLSPQMHIFVKTLTDKIMTIEVEQADTIDSVKAKIFDETGICPGRQHLVFAGNELEDSCTLADYNVQNESTLHIVLRFRCQRGGMHIFVRTLTDKIMTTEVEGEDSIYSVKAKVFDETGVPPGRQRLIFAGKQLEDVRTLADYGVQDESTLHVVFRGLTWQRGGMRISVRTSAGKKVIEHAYKRRQTIDNIKAWIYSELCILPEQQQLSDQGGRRDLSFCKSVLVGETDVNWSLTDGGNCGIAESVEAELEGLV, encoded by the coding sequence ATGGGATCAGATACGATCTGGGATGTCAAGGATAAGATTCAAGACATGGAGGGCATCCCTGCAGGCCAGCAAAAACTCTTGTTGGGCAGCTGTACCCTTGAAGACTACAATATCAAGGAGGAGTCCACCCTCACCCTTGACCTTTCCCCGCAGATGcacatctttgtgaagacattgaCTGACAAGATCATGACTATTGAGGTTGAGCAAGCAGACACCATAGACAGTGTGAAGGCAAAGATTTTTGATGAAACCGGTATTTGCCCAGGGAGACAGCATCTCGTCTTTGCTGGGAATGAGCTGGAGGATAGCTGCACCTTGGCTGACTACAACGTGCAAAATGAATCTACCCTTCATATCGTGCTTCGCTTCAGGTGTCAGAGAGGTGGGATGCATATCTTTGTCAGGACACTGACTGATAAGATCATGACTACTGAGGTTGAGGGAGAAGATAGCATATACAGTGtgaaggcaaaggtttttgatgaAACCGGCGTTCCCCCTGGCAGACAGCGTCTCATCTTTGCTGGGAAGCAGCTGGAGGATGTCCGCACATTGGCTGACTACGGCGTGCAAGATGAATCTACCCTTCATGTTGTGTTTCGCGGCCTCACGTGGCAGAGAGGTGGGATGCGCATCTCTGTCAGGACGTCGGCTGGGAAGAAAGTCATTGAACATGCGTATAAGCGCAGGCAGACCATTGACAACATCAAAGCGTGGATCTACTCTGAGTTGTGCATTCtcccggagcagcagcagctctcTGACCAGGGTGGCCGAAGAGATCTGTCGTTCTGCAAATCTGTCCTGGTCGGTGAGACGGATGTAAATTGGTCCTTGACTGATGGTGGAAATTGTGGGATCGCAGAGTCGGTAGAGGCTGAACTTGAAGGGCTGGTTTAG